One genomic region from Athalia rosae chromosome 3, iyAthRosa1.1, whole genome shotgun sequence encodes:
- the LOC105686846 gene encoding ubiquitin carboxyl-terminal hydrolase 7 isoform X4: MFGKSPLEAGARDSAEIGRIASKHQSSSGLQDTVGHPKDHYTVLGVRKVYKVSQNRRWRNLLQRKIGDVDVDGNDNATANQNCCKNGGQGKTLRKNNEEPYHEQLNQPSAVLNNHEEDASSPLAAREVTGTDNTTVNIGLAMNHVNDKENVNQLNPNPVQVNEVEEMDTQEVESVETQNDGGGDGNETRPVNGEPEPACIVQDQDMEEDEARSEATFRYTVENFSKMKDSQLSPPCYVRNLPWKIMVMPRTSQTQERQTQRSLGFFLQCNAESDSASWSCYAVAELRLLSNKEGQEPFSRKIQHLFYTKENDWGFSHFMTWQDVLEVERGYIKDDSITLEVHVVADAPHGVSWDSKKHTGYVGLKNQGATCYMNSLLQTLYFTNQLRKAVYKMPTESDDSSKSVALALQRVFHELQFCDKPVGTKKLTKSFGWETLDSFMQHDVQEFLRVLLDKLESKMKGTCVEGTVPKLFEGKMVSFIKCKNINYTSTRMETFYDIQLNIKGKKNIDESFRDYVSTEILDGDNKYDAGEHGLQDAEKGVIFSSFPPVLHLHLMRFQYDPVTDCSVKFNDRFEFYEKISLEPYLQAEESTRADYTLHAVLVHSGDNHGGHYVVFINPKGDGKWCKFDDDVVSRCTKQEAIEHNYGGQDEDMSMTVKHCTNAYMLVYIRDSELKNVLQEVKEEDIPQELVERLQEEKRMEQIRRKERSEAYLYMTVNVLLEDSFDGHQGNDLYDPERALYRVFRVRKQTTLTEFLEQLSDSLKYPIEQIRIWPFSLRSNQTCRPILIEFEADLHKAINECAENANPWNVFVELVPPDSGLTSLPPFDKDTDVLLFFKLYDPKNKKIHYCGHLYMPVTAKVQDLIPILNERAGFPPDTELALYEEIKPNMVERIENLTEPLEKVLEELMDGDIIVFQKEERDTEIYELPTCRDYFKDLFYRVEVTFCDKTIINDPGFTMELSQRMNYDQIAKAVAQRVGTDPYLLQFFKCQNYKDSPGHPLRCTFDGTLKELVAYCKPKTKKIFYQPLSIRINELENKKQFKCFWVGPSLKEEKELILYPNKSGTVADLLEEARKQVELSENGSGRLRILEVNCFKILPGPKDDVPLESLNTAGNKTYRIEEIPRDEINLADDELLVPVAHFHKDIFSTFGIPFLFKMKHGESFGKFKDRLLKKLGVQEKEFEKFKFAVVTLGKPQFINEDPSYFIDLSDFRTHPNQSTATQRTWLGLEHVNKAPKRSRINYLEKAIKIYN; encoded by the exons ATGTTTGGAAAGTCCCCCCTCGAAGCGGGGGCACGCGACAGCGCAGAAATTGGGCGCATCGCAAGCAAGCACCAATCGTCCAGCG GGTTGCAGGATACCGTGGGGCACCCCAAGGATCACTACACGGTCCTAGGGGTACGTAAAGTGTACAAGGTTTCGCAGAACCGTAGGTGGAGAAATTTATTGCAGCGAAAAATcggcgacgtcgacgtcgacggtaACGACAACGCTACCGCGAACCAAAATTGTTGTAAAAACGGTGGCCAAGGTAAAACCTTACGCAAAAACAACGAGGAACCCTACCACGAGCAGTTAAACCAGCCATCGGCTGTTCTCAACAATCACGAAgaagacgcctcgtcgccgCTAGCCGCGCGCGAGGTCACCGGTACCGACAACACGACCGTCAACATCGGCCTCGCTATGAACCACGTCAACGACAAGGAAAACGTTAATCAGCTTAACCCCAACCCCGTACAGGTCAACGAAGTTGAAGAAATGGACACTCAAGAAG TTGAATCTGTAGAGACGCAGAACGAcggtggaggagacggaaacGAGACTCGTCCAGTGAACGGAGAGCCAGAACCTGCCTGTATTGTACAAGATCAAGACATGGAAGAAG ATGAAGCAAGGTCGGAAGCAACTTTCCGCTAtacagtggaaaatttttctaagatGAAGGATTCTCAGTTGTCACCACCTTGTTATGTCCGTAACCTTCCATGGAAGATTATGGTCATGCCTCGTACCAGTCAGACGCAGGAGCGCCAGACTCAAAGATCGCTGGGCTTTTTCTTGCAGTGCAATGCTGAAAGCGATTCAGCTTCTTGGAGTTGCTATGCCGTTGCCGAGCTCAGGCTTCTTTCCAACAAGGAAGGCCAAGAGCCATTCAGCAGAA AAATTCAGCATTTATTCTATACTAAAGAAAATGACTGGGGATTCAGCCATTTTATGACTTGGCAGGATGTACTTGAAGTTGAAAGAGGTTACATCAAAGATGATTCTATCACACTTGAG gtGCACGTTGTGGCGGATGCCCCTCATGGTGTCAGTTGGGATAGTAAAAAACACACAGGATATGTCGGCCTCAAAAATCAAGGGGCCACTTGTTATATGAATTCACTGTTACAAACGTTGTATTTTACCAATCAA TTACGGAAGGCAGTGTATAAAATGCCAACAGAGAGTGATGATTCCAGTAAGAGTGTGGCATTAGCCTTGCAAAGGGTATTTCATGAACTGCAGTTTTGCGATAAACCTGTTGGTACCAAAAAATTAACTAAAAGTTTCGGATGGGAGACGCTTGACTCATTTATGCAACACGATGTGCAAGAGTTTCTCCGagtt CTCTTGGATAAATTGGAAAGCAAAATGAAAGGAACATGCGTTGAAGGGACAGTGCCAAAATTATTTGAGGGAAAAATGGTGTCCTTTATTAAGTGTAAGAATATAAATTACACGTCAACAAGAATGGAAACATTTTATGATATTCAACTGAACATCAAGGGCAAAAAGAATA TCGACGAATCTTTCAGAGATTATGTGAGCACAGAAATTCTAGATGGTGACAACAAATATGACGCCGGTGAACATGGCTTACAAGACGCAGAAAAAGGGGttatattttcgtcgtttccaCCTGTTTTACATTTACATCTTATGCGCTTCCAGTATGATCCAGTGACAGATTGCTCTGTCAAGTTCAACGATAG ATTcgaattttacgaaaaaatcaGCCTCGAGCCATATCTTCAAGCAGAGGAATCAACAAGAGCTGATTACACGCTGCATGCAGTTTTGGTTCATAGCGGTGATAACCATGGAGGGCATTACGTTGTATTTATCAACCCAAAAGGAGATGGGAAG TGGTGCAAATTTGACGATGACGTAGTATCGAGATGTACCAAACAAGAGGCTATTGAGCATAATTATGGCGGCCAGGATGAAGATATGTCGATGACAGTGAAACATTGTACAAATGCGTACATGTTGGTCTATATTCGTGATTCTGAGCTGAAAAACGTTTTGCAAGAGGTCAAAGAAGAGGACATCCCTCAAGAG CTGGTGGAGAGGCTgcaagaagagaagagaatggaacaaataagaagaaaggaaagaagcgAGGCTTACTTGTACATGACTGTAAACGTCCTTCTTGAGGACAGCTTTGATGGCCACCAAGGCAACGATCTCTACGATCCTGAACGTGCGCTCTACCGCGTTTTTCGTGTACGCAAACAAACAACCCTTACTGAGTTTCTAGAACAGCTCAGCGACAGTTTG AAATATCCGATAGAACAAATCCGAATTTGGCCCTTCAGTCTGCGCTCAAATCAGACCTGCAGGCCAATACTTATTGAGTTCGAAGCTGATTTGCACAAGGCAATCAATGAATGTGCAGAAAATGCAAATCCGTGGAACGTATTTGTCGAACTTGTCCCACCAGACTCTGGTTTAACTTCTCTACCTCCTTTTGACAAGGATACGGATgtcctattatttttcaagttgtatgatccaaaaaataaaaaaatacactaCTGTGGTCATCTCTATATGCCAGTGACAGCGAAAGTTC AGGACCTCATTCCCATTCTTAACGAAAGGGCTGGATTTCCTCCTGATACAGAACTTGCTTTGTATGAAGAGATTAAACCGAATATggttgaaagaattgaaaatctaACCGAACCTTTGGAAAAAGTACTTGAAGAATTGATGGATGGTGATATCATTGTGTTTCAAAAAGAAGAACGTGATACCGAAATATACGAGCTGCCTACGTGTAGAGATTATTTCAA GGATTTGTTCTATAGGGTAGAAGTAACATTCTGTGACAAAACCATAATAAACGATCCCGGCTTCACAATGGAACTTTCACAGAGAATGAACTACGATCAAATAGCAAAGGCTGTTGCACAGAGAGTAGGAACGGACCCTTATCTCCTTCAGTTCTTCAAATGTCAAAA TTATAAAGATTCGCCTGGTCATCCATTGAGATGTACATTCGATGGGACTCTGAAAGAATTAGTTGCATATTgcaaaccaaaaacaaaaaaaattttttatcagccGTTAAGTATTCGAATTAACGAGCTAGAGAATAAAAAGCAATTCAAGTGTTTCTGGGTAGGCCCTTCTttaaaggaggaaaaagaattgattCTTTACCCAAACAAAAGTGGTACGGTTGCCGATTTGTTGGAAGAAGCTAGAAAGCAAGTAGAATTGTCAGAAAATGGCTCTGGAAGATTAAGGATATTGGAAGTAAACTGCTTCAAAATTTTGCCTGGACCGAAAGATGATGTACCTTTAGAAAGCTTGAACACGGCAGGCAACAAAACGTATAGGATAGAAGAAATTCCAcgagatgaaattaatttggcAGATGATGAGTTGCTCGTTCCCGTGGCACACTTTCATAAGGATATCTTTTCCACATTCGGAATACCCTTCCTATTCAAAATGAAACAT GGGGAATCATTCGGTAAATTCAAAGATAGATTACTGAAAAAACTCGGGGTACAAGAGAAAGAATTCGAAAAG TTCAAGTTTGCTGTGGTCACTTTGGGCAAACCACAGTTCATCAACGAAGATCCAAGTTACTTCATCGACCTATCGGACTTCCGGACTCATCCAAATCAAA GTACAGCAACGCAGAGGACTTGGCTTGGTTTAGAGCACGTGAACAAAGCGCCTAAGCGCTCTCGAATCAATTATCTTGAGAAGGCAATCAAGATCTATAACTAG